Genomic DNA from Solanum dulcamara chromosome 4, daSolDulc1.2, whole genome shotgun sequence:
ttaaatattcacccctttctcaacaatatttcaatactcaagtatgctcaaaacccccaactcaatctctcaggcggcatcacaagtcaaataatatactcaagcctctctcttaggcaaatcataattcacatgctctcaaagcaaataagataacaaataaggcccccacacgggctatgtaatacaaataaaccccgtcacggcaacacattaataaataagcctccacacggacatcacaatatatataacattctcaactcatactacaaccccatcccaaagtctataacatatgaatgattaattaccccatctcaatctcaaagaaagatagccaaacctacctcaattgccgaaaccgcactcgaatacctccaccggacaagtaactctcgaattcagcgctcggaatgacaacccactatcaacaatgaaacatacacgtcacaaggagtccaatgacacccatattgataggtttcggaaccgggggtaaaatggtccaaaaattaactattttcgaaaagggtcaaatctgtaaatttattgaacaatcccattctattggtaataaggaactcatggttgaaaaacccataaaaatagagctcaaaacgagttggaaatcacaattttccttaaattcggattagggaagaaacaaggatttttggggtttgaaactaaaatttaagagttaaaatcgtcaaaaacttaatgaaaaaggaaggttttaggtcaaaaatcacttacccaacactttgcctcgaaaatctcttctcaaatcacctcaaggagttcaagaactcaaacaaatgttgaaaaatattgaaatgagaagaaaggggcattttctgcccaaaaagttactgttcacgcgtgttactgttcacgcgtgttactgttcacgcgtgttttgtacaaatttacgaaaatcaccctcaaggtcattacacccAACTACTTTGGGATTAAGACataattgttgatgttgttattgACTTGATTCTTCTTCTTGGTGTATGTTTGTCTTCTTTGGTGCATACGAAGAAATAAAAGTGTTATCTGTGATTTTGATAAACCTTACAGACTAGAGAAGAGCCTTGCATCAACGATATGGCAGCAGAAAATGTCCAAAATGAGAAGACACCATCCCCTGTTACCCCAAATCCATCCATGACTTCGTGTCGGAAGAAGAAGAGCGAACAAGTAACTTTTCTAGAAGATATCAAGGATCACATGGATGAATTCATTCATGCTTCCATGGATGAACACAAAACCTGCTTCAAGAAGACCATCCATAAGGTATTGCCAATACTTTCACCATAAATAATCTACTTGCACTGAACCTACATTTATTACTTTAAATTTAACCGACTGTTAATCTTGTCGAATGCACATATCAGATGTTTGGCATGTCAAAAGTTGTTGCCGAAAGGAATGCTGAGGCTAAAGAGGTTGAGAGTTCTCTGCCCCTGCAAACAACATTGGCTGAGTAGGATTTTTAGCATCTCTTGACATGATGGGCTAGTATCAATAGAGTAGAAAAGAATGGCATCTGACATTTCAATATGCTGTCAATGTTCTATTGATCTATGGAAATTGGTTGATATTATTGAAGTGGATAGATTCACTGGTTTTTTCTGCTCTTTGCACCAGTCAACTTGGTGGTGGGATCGGGACTATGAAAGATCTACCAAGTGTGTGTTTCTTAATCTATGTTTCTCTGCTTTACACCCGTAAAGTTACTATATGTATGTCATTCTgtttctcaaaagatcattagGATGCTTGGAACCTATTGACATGATGGACTAGGGTATACAAGAATGATATATGACAACTGCCTAAGTTGTCAATGTGATGTATTAGTATTGCaattattttgtaaaacttGATTTCATTGAAGTGGTGTTACTTTGCACCAGTGAATTGTTTGTGGGATCAGGACTATGAAAGAATGACGAAAGTGCTTAAACTACCCTAATGTTGTTCAATGAATCTCATGTAACTAAGTTTCAATAGATATGTTTCTACTACACCCATAAAGAAATATATACACACTCCAATTAATGATACTTGTATATGTGTAAACATTAagcttcaattttaatttattcaacCTATAATTGTGAACACACCACTATTTTCCCTCCTTTTTAActtaccaaaaaaattaaaaacaaggCATTTATTTCCCATTTTTTCAACGTGCGTCCTGAAACGAGTCTCCTGACTGATGATCTCAAAGGGTATTACtgacattgtgatataatattgTCTATTATTGcttcctttttaaaaaataaaaataaaaaatacttctACTCcattatttttgtgtgttgAAATTATTGTCCTTTTGTACCTACATTATTTAGTCCATTTCAAATTGCGTTTCATCTACAGGGGTCAGATAAATTTATTTACTGATCGATGAGGATTTTACAGATTAAGTTGCTTAAAAGCCAACTCAAAGTAAATTTATACATTTTGCATAAGTTGATAATTCAGAAAAATATAGTAAGTAATTCAATAGAGCCAAAGTTACACCGAATTTGAAATATACCATCAGTGAATAAAACATATATTGCAATGTAAATATTACAATCTGTTGAGTTCTAAATGTTCCATGCTAAGGATCCTCGGACAACATATCATATGAACGAAATTTTTTCCGTCAAAAAAGGTTTTTGTgcgtctatatatatatgtgtgtgtacaTATGCGCACACGTTAAAATTAAAATGTACGTGCATTCGTTGCCTTCAAATCACATATTTTTTGGTTAGTTGTTAAAATTCATGAATTTCACATTAGAAGTAAGAGAAAATTTTGAGTATGAAATTACACATGcgcaaaatttaaaaaaaaacacgtTTTATAGAAAGAAATAAAGCATGGATGTTATTACAAAGTAGATGGAATTCAAATGCTTCCTTCAAATAGTACatacatgaaattcataacaATAACGCAAATTAATACAATCAACTTGGACGTACAAAGAAATTAATATAAACTTCACttgaattttcaagaagaaAATGCAATATtctgattattattattattttaatagtaGCTAATAGTAGGGTTACTTTCTTGCAATAAAATTGTTGTGCCATATATAGTCGTAGCTTAATTAAGGTGGCATCTTTCTTTCCCTCATTGCTTTGTTGGATCCAAAGATTTGCATTCTGCATCAAATATATATCCAACGAAAAACATTAAGAATGGCTATTTCAagatttatatttaattaaaaaaatctatttatgGAGAAGATTTGCATATTCAATGAAAACACACAAATAGTTCTAGGAAgattagtattttattttagtttattgTATTTAGAAGGGATGGCTCACATATAGTTGCCTTGCTTTAAACAAGACTAAAATAAGCTTTAAGTCGTGAACGAAAAAAGAAAGTTGCGATAGGATATATAGCgacataaaagaaaaagaaaattatagaaTTCTCTTAATACTAAATAGAGTACATTCATCTTAAAAAATGGGTTCATTCAAATCCAATAAACTTCAAAATAAAAGGAGATTCAGGTACCAGAATTAAGTGGACAAGCTACGGGTTAGCTAGAGGATGGGGAAAGAGTAAGGACAAAACAATAGCAAGAGTTTCGacatcttattttattattattttatttttaaattattgtcATCCGTAGCTTCTCGATAAATAGCTTAAACTATAATTACATAAAGAAAAGTAATATAATGATACCTTATTGGTAATTAATTGGTCTTAGTGCCGCGGTGACGAGTGGTGGTGTAGTTGGGGAAAGGTACACCGCCACTCTCAATAAACGTGATATCATGGACAAGTATTTCATAATGTTGCTTCACATCTTCGGCAGTTTTATTGCCTCCGACAGCTTTGGCAACGTTGGACCAACGGTCTGGGGTGTCTTTGTCGTACACTGCCAATGCCCTCTCAAATGCCTTATTTTGCTGGGCAGTCCATGTACCTGATGATGATCCTTGCCCAACTTGAGAAGAAGACATTATATATCGTATTGTATTAGATTTTAAAGTATCGATATACAGACTCAAGTAGTGAAGATCGAGGTGATTATGACTACAATATAATATCAACAGGGTGCTACTTATATAGGCTATACAGGATGAGAGGGGTCTGGGGTCCAGTaagaatttcatgatttgtcTTCCTAGCAACCACAAAGACTAACAATGCTTGAAAATACCCTAAATTCAGTGTAAATTATTAGTTTCGTTTTTCGATTATTGAAagtcttaaaaatatttttttatttagctAATTGAATTTAAATACATCCCCGATCTTGTAACATCATTAGTGAAATACACTCCTAAATTTTCTACAAGTTTAACGGtattttcaatacttctctCGGCTTTATATTAAGAGCCTCCTGCTCCTACAAGATTTGAAACCACTAAGTTTAGTTGGTCAAGTAGAAACgtatttttaaatttgtcaaTAGTTTGAaaacgaaaaaaataatttgcgACAAGTTGATGGTCGTTTGCAATACTGCTCTCTATAAGTTAATAAGTATAATGAGTATTTCACAATTTTAATTTGACAGATTTTAGCATTTGAACCCAAAACACTCCCTCTAGGAtggtcaaaatatttatttttgaccaTAAACTCATGTATATAGAGTgttcaatattttcaaaataaaatttacatgttTGTACAACTTCTACACCTTCACATTAATTGAGAGGGAGGAAGTATATGAACAGTTATTTACATGCTCCATCCACACGGTTAGTATGTATCAACAGCTCCCTTATTACTTTTTGCTTTGAatctgaaaaagaaaagataaaaaaaacgGAGGTAGATAAAAGTTCAATTATTTTGATTCTGGAAAAAAGAAATCTCCAATAGTACAGTCACAGagtaaaaagatattttgttaaaGCTGATTAATACATTTCtgctaaaaaaattaatcatttaTTTTGAATAACATGCTTTTATGGATATAGCATACACTACACAAAAAATGACGGCAATTAATTAATGACAATAACTTAATTGTcgctaaatatgttttttagAAACAATTAGTATTCTTTGTAAATGTTCTAAAAGCAACACTAAATCTAATGTCAATTAACTAATGTCGATAAAGGCTTTAGCACTCTTTGTTAATGTACTTGCAGCTAAAAGTTCTTTTTATTGTAGTGATATTTAATTATACTTGCGACATaccatttattatttttgtttttcaagaaacttcttataaaTCTGAAATGGATGAATTAGATTATAATGCTAAACGGGGTCATAAAATTATCCAGATATTTTGAAGCATATACACTACCTTATCAAGATTTATAACTAGTACTAATATAGCTTTTACAAATTTCTTCCACATATGGCATACGACTAAACCTCATCATATTGGGGGTGCCTAATAAGTTTattatactaataatagtaaGTAAATCAACCAGATACAATATGCATATCAGTTTAGCTTACAGAAAATTATACTTTAATACATTTGCAAGCCCTTTAACGACAATACGACATACTCTTTTATCATAGAAATAGCATGATATAAGATTACAAGTTCTAATGATTGACACTTTTAATATTCAATCATTAAAATCCACTATTACTACAAGAAAATGGCTAGCTTTCCAGATACGAAATCAATTGAACCCACTATTTTTTgttcaaagtctatatttattttataatattcatgaattattaatttaaaactttATAACTTGAAATGGATACAATCTTGAACCCAAAAGCTTCAAATTTTGTCTCCGTCGAAACAATTTCGTTACAAATAATGATGGGCCACAAATTCATTTGCCATACAAAAGTTTTTCACGGGGTGCACAATCATACTTGTTAACTAGCTAGAAGTTACGTCTAGCTATTCCTATTTATAGCTAGCCTATATGTGTTCTTGACAGAAGATAATATATACAATCCCTTTGTgtccaatattttttttttgtgtgtgtactTTAATTTGTCTAGAAACAACAATACTtcaagtttcttaaagcttgtTCACCACTTGTTTTCGTCCGTACAATGATGGTATTATGTTTTTATTACTAGAAATGGTGAACACGTGTGACCTACTACTTTGCACAAACGGATTTTGCTGGATCCTATGAATCCTCTTTCTATTGTTTTCTACCTAGATCAACAAGTACAAGAattaattcataatcatagacATGTTAGTAGAAATTAAatcttataattattattattattattgctacaTAAATTACTCGTGTGTGGCTTTTTTCATTCTTCAATATCCCATCTCACACCCAAAGCAAACATATGCTCGGATACCATTTAAAATTGTATCTCGAACCTGATTCATACCTCGAAAATTAGCTCTAAAATATAAAGATTGTTCAAGCCTTATAAGAAGATTACACATCTCATTAACTATTGATGtgagaattttttttcattcttcaaCCGATCCCATTTGCATTATTTACTCGATTATTGATTTGTTGATTACACTGCATTATAAACTCGCTGTCAAAGAGATTTATGGGCTCTATATGGCAGCTTGCTTTAGTAGCCTAAATCAGCCCACAACTGTTAAATGAAGTTGTTGTATGGATGGCCCCTATTTTGAcatgatatttaatttttgcCCTCAAATATAATATTCATTAATATAATTTTGTCCATAttgcttatttaataaaaaaaatattgtatcgCCAAAGTACTTTTATCAATGTCCTAATTTTGCTCGACATAAGTTTAGAAAACTTTTGCCTCATTCGACATAAGTTCGATAGAAATGAAGTTATCCTTCATAAGTTGTGTAATATCTAATTCTTTTGATCAAGTTTAATTTAGAGCACTTTTATTTCAATTGGTATAAATTAGGTAGGAATTAAGTGATACAATTTGTGTtacatatattatgatacaaaatatcAGTGTGGAATATTGATGTTGAAGGGAGGGTAGAAATAGAACGTTTGATGGTGCAACACCATACAATTTGAAGTGCAAGTGGATATTGGTCCAACCCTATAATATGTCGGTTGATGAATCCTTCCAATTTGTATACATATTCACTTTACAAACAagaatattttccattttattctAAGTTAACATACATGTGTGCTAAAAGAAAgagtttaataataataataaaatcaacaacaacatgtGGACTCAATTAAGTTCCTCAAAACGGTGAGTTGCTAGCTTtttaccaaagtcaaacttttgGGACAAATTGCGGCGGGACCCCTTCATTGACGTAGCTCAATAGTCGCCATTTCTATGAAACTTTCAACGATTCTAAAGTAAAAAagagaattttcttaaatttggcCTGTTTTATTCAAATCATTATTAACAAAACTACACTTGGTCATAATTATCCTCTTGTATTTGACTTTTCTCAAATCGGTACACACCCTCAATCCTAAGTAAATAAAGTAATTAGGACGAGGCATAATTTCAGAAGGATTTGAATAAAACATATCAATATTTGGGAGGCTTAGGAAAAGTTTTGTAGAATTTTGGGATTCCAACCGACTCTATCGCGTACGGAAAGCACCACATATGTGGAATCGTTGGTCTCCTAGCAAGGGTTCTGGCCCTCTAGGATGGTCCTTTAATTCCCATCACTTGGAGAATTGAATAACGGCCCACTAGCAGTGGCGGAGTCGTGATTTTAATTAAGaggttcaaaatttgaagaagtagacacATGAACTAGTCGAAGGGAGTTCgtcatctactatatatacataaaaaatcatttcaatcatgtataaatagtataattttttgccGAATGGAGTTCGGATGAACCACTAACTACAAAGTGGCTCCGCCACTGCCCACTAGGAAATCTTAGTAACTTAGTTGGTTGGTTGGCTAATCTTCCACCTTGTTGGTGATGACTCGATTCCCCGTATTGTTATCTCCTTCCCCTACCTCTGAAAATataaatgtaggcaaaaatgaaaaaagttcaaacattcaacttgaactttaaacatttcacatattttttaaaatttaattaatttttcataatttgtgtGCTTCACTTCAAACTCCGTGGACCTTGTcacttttttgaattttcttttcttttaaaaagttGTCCTGGACGATACACTTGTTAAAATGATCACCAGAACTAGAATGAAGGTATTCCAGCAAAAGTGGAAAAATCATCGTTGCAAAAGTGAATAAATTTGGAAGGAgaatatatatttatcaaattGCAGAATATAGAGCAAGGAAGAATCATAATTGGTTATACTGTATACTTTATATTCCTAAATATCTTATAGTAAATGAGCGAACCAATCAAAAATCTTATCTTATTAGTGAGAATAAAAAAGATGCAAGACCTAAAGTTCGATACACAAGTTGCACAAATTCGAATATTGGACGTGTGCTTTATTTTATAGTTGATAATGCATATGCGGCTTCGATAAGATTTGAAAAATAGAAAGGAATATAGTGAATATGGCAATCATAAGGCTTATCTTTTGAGCTTTTGCCAATCATAAGGCAATATTACAACTTCTGGAATTCTAGTGGAAGATTCCTtgtttagtaaaaaaaatataaaaaaataggtCGGTGCACTAAGGCACCGATATGTGCAGGGTCCGAAAAAGAGTCAAGCCACTAAGAACTATTTAGATAGGAACACAGCCCAACCAATtcccaaaaaatataaatttgtatcaAATTCGAACTAGTAACTAATCCCAACATGGAAATActgtaatataatttttcattgcATTTTTATAAGTATTTGTTTCCACAACTTGAATTTATGATCTTTTAATtacacaataataatttttttcgatTACGACAAGGCTTTCTTTCTCATTGTATAGTACTAATTAtagtaaattataaattaaatatcatCATCAAGTTGTTGAACGATCAGTCTTCAGAATGAATTCCCTACCtcaaaactatatatatatgaatgtatATCATACGACACTACGAGAATGACACAACAATGTTGGGACCTTATTTTTGGAATATTGCACAAAgtagttttttatttttgaaaaattgagtCTGACCATTTGCGGCTGTAAGCGTGCATGATCGCATATATAAGAGGagtttaatgaaattttatttctgATTATAAGGTcggttaaaagaaaaaagaaaaaaaaactcaaatttgcAACTTTAAAAACCGTAAAGTAGTATTGTTTAAATTAAACATTATAtttgtaaacaataaattttagagccgagaaaaataaataatcaagaccgaaaaattggagtaacaaagtgtaatatttgatttcaaaatatagtgagtgttacaatctctatgataatcctctgattcttcaaataatatgggatatgttgaacttgaatttgatttagagttaagggcttgaatagcttgattttgaatcttcgtcttcaaatttagatttgaattattcgtcacgaacacttgtacggttatgacgaataataaatatgaacaagtaacttgatctcaaACTTTTTAATATTcgccttcgttcttgatcttgaacttgaacttgaatttgattacttgaactttgtagttttgtagaaaatttgcggcctttgatccacgagctctcttcttgcttcttgttcttccaaaaaaaaactctcctctgaaaataatgagga
This window encodes:
- the LOC129885445 gene encoding uncharacterized protein LOC129885445; translated protein: MAAENVQNEKTPSPVTPNPSMTSCRKKKSEQVTFLEDIKDHMDEFIHASMDEHKTCFKKTIHKMFGMSKVVAERNAEAKEVESSLPLQTTLAE
- the LOC129884486 gene encoding protein RADIALIS-like 1 — translated: MSSSQVGQGSSSGTWTAQQNKAFERALAVYDKDTPDRWSNVAKAVGGNKTAEDVKQHYEILVHDITFIESGGVPFPNYTTTRHRGTKTN